Genomic window (Phocoena phocoena chromosome 20, mPhoPho1.1, whole genome shotgun sequence):
GCCCCCTCTGGTGTGGAGGGCTCCGAGGGGGCTGTAGAGACACACTCCACCCACCCAAACCACTGACAATGTGACATCTCCAGGGCCCTCCCCCCACCATATACTGGGAGGAGAACCtcaaggggtggggggcgggtgccGATGCAAGCCGGGAAGAGAGGATGTGTGACGAGAGTCAACTGCCAGGAACTGGGTGAGACCAAACTAATCTGATCTGAAGGACCACAGGTCCCCCAGCTGCCCCAACTGCTCGAATCTCCCAGGAGTCCAGGGGGCAGAGCTTCCTCCTTTCTCAGAGACCCAGGAATCTGGATCACCTGGCTTTTCATCACCCAGGACCCAGAAACCCAGCCTTCGCCCCCATGGAGCCCTGCCGGTCCCTGGCCCTGCTCACTAGCTCCCTGGGCCTGTTGTCTCTCTTGGTGGCTCTGAGCACGAATTTCTGGTTTGTGGCCGAGGGGCCCAGCTCCTTGTCTCACTCGGGCCTCTGGCCAAGGGGAGATGAGGGCTCAGTAGAAGGTAAGGGGGAGCGGTCTCtcttggggtggggaagggcctGAGGGGACGGGCACTTAGCGGTCCCGTCTCTGAGCAGGCTATATCCACGTGACACAGAGCTTCTGCATTCTGGCTGTCCTGGGGGGCCTGATCTCTGTGAGCTTTCTGGTCATGTCCTGCATCCCTTCACTGTCTGCCCCTGGACGCGGCCCCATTGTCTCGACCTTCATAGCCTTTGCCGCAGGTAAGGACTCCGGGCTGCGCTTGGGGCGCTGGGACCTGGTGAGTTTTCGCGGAGGGGCTGAGCCATCCTTCTTGTCTCcgtccccagccctctccctgctaGTGGCCATGGTGGTCTACACTATCGAGCGGTGGAAGCAGCCTGGACACCCCCAGATCCACTCCTTCTTCTCCTGGTCCTTCTACCTGGGCTGGGTTTCAGCTGTCCTCTTTCTCTGTGCAGGTGACTGTTGCCCTGGGGAGTTCCAGGGGTGGATAGGGGCCCAGCTGGGGGCTCTGAGGGAGCAGGGCAGGAGCAAGGGTTTAACTTCTCTCTGCCAACCCAGGTGGCCTGAGTCTGGGAGCTCACTACAGGGCCCACCGGCCTGGCTATGAGGCCATGTGAACCACAGGATGGCTTTGGCACTCCATTCTCTGAAGGTGTCATCAGGAACCATGAAAACAGCTGGCTCTCCTTCTTGCCCTGACTCCCAGCGTCTGCAAGCTCTTTCCTTtgtgtcttcattcattcaacaaaaatttgctGGGATCTGGTTATTCTGAGGTTAATGCTACCACAACAGAAGCCAACGACACTGCAGCTCCACGGCGGATGACACTGGGCACCCAGAGAGGAGTCAGTCCTGCTACCTGCCCTGCCCTAGAGATGCTCCCACCAGAGTGGGAACCAGTGTGGGCTCGGGCATGGCCCCAGGGCCCTTGTCTCTCCATCCTctatctcttttcttccctttgtcttcCTCCCTTtagctcttttcttttgcccCTTCTGATTTTGTCACCCTTAGCGCGCCTTCCTCATTTCATTAATAAATTCActcttgggatttccctggcggtccagaggttaggaatccgtgcttccactgcaggggacacgggttcaatccctggtcagggaactaagaacccgcAAGCCGcgggatgcagccaaaaaaaaaaataaagaaagaaaaagaacaaattcacTCTTTCAGCTGGCTTTTCCTGAATGCATCCTTTCTGCAGGGCCTCCCACTGGGGATGCTGAGGTGAGTCAGATCAGGCCCTGCCCGCCAGGGGCTCCAAGTCCAGTGGGGGcaggcagagcccagggcaggTGTGGCAGGAAGACTGCCTGTGTCTGGAGGAGGGGTGTGGTGTGGAGGTGAGCTTTCTGGGGAGACGGTGTTTAGGAACTTCTCCAGGGCCGAGAGAAGGTAATGCAGGCAGAGGGACCCTACGGTGAAGGCGTGGAGAGGCTGGGAGTTCTCAGGGGATGGAGAATAGTGCTCTGTGGTCCACTGTAGAAGGTGAgcgggaggggaaatggggatggAGAGGCGGGTAGGAGGCAGCACCTCTAGCCCAGCAGTTGACTGTCTCTTGAGGGTGATGGAGAGCTAAGGGTgtgagcaggggagggacagCGTCTGGCCTGGGTGCCAGAAAGCTCCTTCTGGGGCCCATGGGGGAGGCTTGAAGGGGAGAGAAGAGCTTGGCAATCCAACAGGCGGGACATGAGACAGGACAAGGGTGCACTGGGGCCAGGGCatgagagggaaaggaggaaaggagccaGAAAGTTTcagggggtgggaggaactggACTCAGGGATCCAAGGGCTTTGTAGGGtgaggggcaggaagagggcgAGGATAGTGCCCAGGGGTGTGGTCCAACTAACTGGATGGGGTGATGGTGTCCTCCCTGGTTTGGTGGAAGATGCTGAGATGAATGGGGATGTGGTTGGGTGTCAGGGTCTGGGAGATGGTCAGAAGCAGGTGAGGACCTGGGCTGGAGATGCAGTGTGCGATGCTCTCAGAGCATCAGTGGTCACTGGAGCTCACCTGGCAAGAAGATGCAGAATGGAGTTCTCCAGGAGAACCGGCCTTGAgaagtggagggaggggcaggaggctgCATGGGGGCCTGGGAGGGCACAGAGAGCTGGGGACCAGGAGAGCTTATGGGGTCAAGGGAAGAGCAGCTTCTAGGACACGGGCTACCATGTCATGGCCCTCAGGGTCCCCCAGACTTGCCACCTGACTCTGAGCTGTCAGTTTGCCAGAAGAgctgcttctgtgtgtgtgtgtgtgtgtgtgtgtgtgtgtgtgtgtgtgtgtatgggtgggtgggtggttaTCTCTTTAAATGGCCACTAGAGAAGGGGGTTCTGGAACTCCTGCTGCCTCACAGAGACCcagtctcccttcccccaccctctggGCTCTGTCTGAgaagccctgggagctgtgggtGAGTCCTTTAGGTGGGTGTGTGGTGGGGAAGGCAAGGGACAGGCCAAAGTCACGTCCACTGGGGGATGGAGGTCTCTGGAAGGCAGAGGTTCCTAAGCAGTGATGCCTGAGGGGGCAGGTGGTCTTGggtctgggaggggcctgagggggGTGGTCCCAGAAGTAGGGGCACCAGGCAGGGGTGCAGGGGTAGCCATCTGGGATATggagggacatgcaagagggGGTCTCAgggacctgggggtgggaggagcgtTGGCCAATCCTGCCTGTGTGGTCCTCGGCAGCAGCCTCCCTGGCATGGGGGTGAAGCGCAGCCTTCAAAGCGGGGGCATCTTGCTGGGCTTCTTGGCCAACATCCTCACCATTCTGTCCATGGCCACCAACTACTGGATCCGCTACTCTGGGGGCTACAGTGGCCTGTGGCAGGAGTGCAGCGGGGGCACCTGCTCCAACATCTCCTGCCAGAGTGAGGCCCCGCCGCCCAGCTGTCAGACCCTCCCCCCCTACTGGACAGACAGCCCCCCAGCACTGACCACAGCTGGCCCCCTCTCCTGACACTACAGCCGGGCACATCCTGCggtgcccccgcccccagcccttccACTTCGGCCTAAGATCCAGCTGTCCCTCCGTGACCAGGCCACCAGGAACCCCAACTCGGGGACCTGCCTCCCTGTTGCAACATTAACCGCCGCTCACGATGTAACTTCCAAGTCCCCATCCAAAACCCTGACTCTGCTCCCAGCTCGGAGCCGGCGGATGGGGGTGGTGGCCAGGAGCGGCGCCAGCGGGGTTGATGCGGCCCGCTCTCCCCAGCCATGCTGGCGGTGACCGGGGCGTGCATGGTGCTGGCGGCGGGCTGCAGCATCGTGGGCTTGGTGATGGGGCTGCGGATTCTGTGCCAGGAGGGCGAATCGCGGGGCCGGACCACGAGTGCCATCTTCTTCCTCTGCGGTGAGATGGCATAGGGTGGGCCTGGTAGCTGGAGGAGGTAGGGGCCCCGAGGGGGAGGAGCTAAAGAGGCAGGGTCAGGGGCGGGGCCAGGGAGATGGGGTAGAGCAGGGACGGGAGGGCGGGCAAGAAGGGCGTGGTCTGAGGCGGTGGGCGCGGTCAGGGTGAGGCTGGGTGCAGCCCCCTGGCCACCCTCACCTGGCGGGTGGGCGGGGCCCAGGCCTGCTGCTGCTGATCGCCATGACAGGCTACACAGTGAAGAATGCAGGGAAAAACGACGTCTTCTCCTGGTCCTGTTTTTCGGGGTGGCTGGCTTTACCCTTCTCTGTTTTCGCGGGTAACCTGGATAACGGAAGAGGGTGGAGAGGAGACTGCCCcgaggaccccccccccccctccctgCAGAGACTCCCCAGCTGTCCTCCCAGGAAACACCACAGTGACCTCCCAGGGACTCCTGAACACACTCCACTCTGGGCTCCCGCGGACCCGACAGAAACGCCCTTGGAGCCCCAAACCCCAGTCCCCGGGGTCCTCCCGACCATCCGCCCTAGGACTCACCCTCCTCCACCCGCCCTCCATTCCCTTCCCGCCAGGCTTCTGCTTTCTGCTGGCGGACATGATCATGCAGAGCTCGGATGTCATCAGTGGATTCCCCGTGTGCTTATGACCGCAGCTGCCTGGGGCAGAATAAAGGAACTGTTTCCATTGCCGCGGCTCCACGTGCCTTTCTGGGGGACCTGAGGACGCGGACACGGGGGTACCTGGAGGCTCAGGGAGGAAGTGAGGACACGAACCTATAGGGAACGTGGAGACATGGGGGGACACAGGAACGGAGATTCGGTCATGGACAGGACAAGGGTTTTGATGGGAACAGGGACAGGGGGTAGTGGGGTCAGGAGGGGACAAGGGCTCGTGGAGAGGATGTAGGGACACAGACATGGAGGAAAAGTGGAGACAGGGACGGGGGAGGCCGGATATGGGGGAACGTAGAGGCACGATCATAGAGGGGATGAGGAACACGGGCATGGAGAGAATGGGGGGACTCGGACACATAGGCACCGCGACTCGGAGAGGCGAGTAAGAGGTGGGGAACTAGGGGAGAGGGCTAATCCTAGGGCACTGGGAAAAGCTTAGGACTACTTGTTGAAACTCCTGCCTGGCAGCGCTTCCCTCCCCCGCAAGACCTTTCCCCTAGTTCTCGGCCACGCCCCCTTCACAAAGCAGTTTTTCCCTTCCCCTCCGGGTTCCGCCTCCCTCCCCAGGATCCTCTCCCCATTGGCCCGCATCCGCTTGCCGCACCGCCCTCCCCTCAGGCCTCCTGATTGGTCCTCTGTCGGGGCGGGGAGGCGGGCACCGCAGCGGTTGACTGGCTGGTGGCGCGGGGCGCCGGCGCAGAAAAGGACAGGGGGCGGGGCGTCCGGACCGTGAGGCCGAGGGTGAGGACGGACCCGGCGGGTCGCCGCGGAGGGAAGATGGCGGAGCTGCGCGCGCTTGTGGCTGTCAAGAGGGTCATCGACTTCGCCGTGAAGGTGACCGggcccccctctccctcctccctgagcCCCGC
Coding sequences:
- the CLDND2 gene encoding claudin domain-containing protein 2, with translation MGVKRSLQSGGILLGFLANILTILSMATNYWIRYSGGYSGLWQECSGGTCSNISCQTMLAVTGACMVLAAGCSIVGLVMGLRILCQEGESRGRTTSAIFFLCGLLLLIAMTGYTVKNAGKNDVFSWSCFSGWLALPFSVFAGFCFLLADMIMQSSDVISGFPVCL
- the NKG7 gene encoding protein NKG7 — encoded protein: MEPCRSLALLTSSLGLLSLLVALSTNFWFVAEGPSSLSHSGLWPRGDEGSVEGYIHVTQSFCILAVLGGLISVSFLVMSCIPSLSAPGRGPIVSTFIAFAAALSLLVAMVVYTIERWKQPGHPQIHSFFSWSFYLGWVSAVLFLCAGGLSLGAHYRAHRPGYEAM